Proteins encoded together in one Bradyrhizobium sp. CB82 window:
- the gyrA gene encoding DNA gyrase subunit A — protein sequence MADDDNDKPGDKPEHPSDIRPISILDEMKKSYLDYAMSVIVARALPDARDGLKPVHRRILFSMNEEGYTPDKKHKKSAGIVGDVMGQYHPHGDQAIYDALVRMAQPFSMRELLVDGQGNFGSVDGDPPAAMRYTESRLTKIALKLLDDIDNETVDFQDNYDGSTKEPVVLPARFPNLLVNGAGGIAVGMATNIPPHNLGEVIDACLALIDNPSLTIDDLINIIPGPDFPTGGIILGRQGIRNAYHLGRGSIVMRGKVAFETIRKEREAIVITEIPYQVNKATMVERIAELYKDKKIEGIADLRDESDREGYRVVVELKRDAMPDVVLNQLYKFTPLQTSFGVNSVALDSGRPQTMNLKDLLTIFVGFREQVVTRRTKYKLRKARERAHEQVGLAIAVANIDEIIRVIRTSPTPAAARDTLMTRDWPARDVEDIITLIDDPRHRINADGTIRLSLDQAKAILELRLARLTALGRDEIGDELSKLAGEISDYLDILRSRARILDIIKAELAEVKAEFATPRRTVIMEQEGEVEDEDLIQREDMVVTVSHAGYAKRVPLSAYRAQRRGGKGRAGMQTREEDFVSRLFVASTHTPVLFFSSRGQVYKEKVWRLPIAAPNARGKALINILPLEQGERITTIMPLPEDESTWGELDVMFATTGGNVRRNKLSDFVDVRRSGIIAMKLDDNESIVDVQICTERDDVLLTAAGGQCIRFPVTDVRVFTGRTSMGVRGIALAGADKVISLAILRHVETTSDERSAYLKMRRAVAGEGAAEEAGADAEAEETSGSFQLPQERYVEMSAAEQVVLTVSVNGYGKRTSSYEYRTTGRGGKGIVAMSVNNRNGNLVASFPVEEADQIMLVTDKGQLIRCPVEGIRIAGRSTQGVIVFDTAEDEHVVSVEHITEEADNGNGENGNGG from the coding sequence TTGGCTGACGACGATAACGACAAGCCCGGCGACAAGCCGGAGCATCCTTCGGACATTCGCCCGATCTCGATCCTCGACGAGATGAAGAAGTCCTACCTCGATTACGCCATGAGCGTGATCGTGGCGCGCGCGCTGCCCGATGCGCGCGACGGCTTGAAGCCGGTGCACCGCCGCATCCTGTTCTCGATGAACGAGGAAGGCTATACGCCCGACAAGAAGCACAAGAAGTCGGCCGGTATCGTCGGCGACGTCATGGGTCAATACCATCCGCACGGCGACCAGGCGATCTATGACGCGCTGGTGCGCATGGCGCAGCCCTTCTCGATGCGCGAGCTGCTGGTGGACGGGCAGGGCAATTTCGGCTCGGTCGACGGCGATCCGCCGGCGGCGATGCGCTACACCGAGTCGCGCCTGACCAAAATCGCGCTCAAGCTGCTCGACGATATCGACAACGAGACGGTCGACTTCCAGGACAATTACGACGGCTCGACCAAGGAGCCGGTGGTTCTGCCGGCGCGGTTCCCCAATCTGCTGGTCAACGGCGCCGGCGGCATCGCCGTCGGCATGGCCACCAACATCCCGCCGCACAATCTCGGCGAGGTGATCGACGCCTGCCTGGCGTTGATCGACAATCCGTCGCTGACCATCGACGATCTCATCAATATCATCCCGGGCCCGGATTTCCCGACCGGCGGTATCATTCTCGGTCGCCAGGGCATCCGCAACGCCTACCATCTCGGTCGCGGCTCCATCGTGATGCGCGGCAAGGTCGCGTTTGAGACGATCCGAAAAGAGCGCGAAGCGATCGTCATCACCGAGATCCCGTATCAGGTGAACAAGGCGACGATGGTCGAGCGCATCGCCGAGCTCTACAAGGACAAGAAGATCGAGGGCATAGCCGACCTGCGTGACGAATCCGACCGCGAGGGCTACCGCGTCGTCGTCGAGCTCAAGCGCGACGCCATGCCCGACGTGGTGCTGAACCAGCTCTACAAGTTCACGCCTTTGCAGACGAGCTTCGGTGTCAACAGCGTGGCGCTGGACTCCGGCCGTCCGCAGACGATGAATCTGAAGGACCTGCTGACGATCTTCGTCGGCTTCCGTGAGCAGGTCGTCACCCGCCGCACCAAGTACAAGCTGCGCAAGGCGCGCGAACGTGCGCATGAGCAGGTCGGTCTCGCCATCGCGGTCGCCAATATCGACGAGATCATTCGCGTGATCCGGACCTCGCCGACGCCTGCGGCTGCCCGCGACACCCTGATGACGCGCGACTGGCCGGCGCGCGACGTCGAGGACATCATCACGCTGATCGACGATCCCCGTCACCGGATCAATGCTGACGGTACCATCCGCCTGTCGCTGGATCAGGCGAAGGCCATTCTGGAGCTGCGCCTGGCGCGTCTTACCGCGCTCGGCCGCGACGAGATCGGCGACGAGCTCTCAAAACTCGCCGGCGAGATCAGTGACTATCTCGACATCCTGCGCTCGCGCGCCCGCATCCTCGACATCATCAAGGCCGAGCTCGCCGAGGTGAAGGCGGAGTTCGCCACGCCGCGCCGGACCGTGATCATGGAGCAGGAGGGCGAGGTCGAGGATGAGGACCTGATCCAGCGCGAGGACATGGTCGTCACCGTTTCCCACGCCGGCTACGCCAAGCGCGTGCCGCTGTCGGCCTATCGGGCCCAGCGCCGCGGCGGCAAGGGCCGCGCCGGCATGCAGACCCGCGAGGAGGATTTCGTCAGCCGGCTGTTCGTGGCCTCCACGCACACGCCGGTCCTGTTCTTCTCCTCGCGCGGCCAGGTCTATAAGGAGAAGGTCTGGCGACTGCCGATAGCCGCGCCGAACGCGCGCGGCAAGGCGCTGATCAACATCCTGCCGCTGGAGCAGGGTGAGCGCATCACCACCATCATGCCACTGCCCGAGGACGAGTCCACCTGGGGCGAGCTCGACGTGATGTTCGCCACAACCGGAGGCAATGTCCGGCGCAACAAGCTGTCCGACTTCGTCGACGTCCGCCGCTCCGGCATCATCGCGATGAAGCTCGATGACAATGAATCGATCGTCGACGTGCAGATCTGCACCGAGCGCGACGACGTGCTGCTGACCGCCGCCGGCGGCCAGTGCATCCGCTTCCCTGTCACCGACGTGCGCGTGTTCACGGGGCGCACCTCGATGGGCGTGCGCGGCATCGCGCTTGCAGGGGCCGACAAGGTGATCTCGCTGGCGATCCTGCGCCATGTCGAGACGACCTCGGACGAACGCTCGGCTTACCTGAAGATGCGCCGCGCCGTCGCCGGCGAAGGTGCGGCGGAGGAGGCCGGGGCAGACGCCGAGGCCGAAGAGACCTCGGGCAGCTTCCAGCTCCCGCAGGAGCGCTATGTCGAGATGTCGGCGGCCGAGCAGGTGGTGCTCACGGTGTCCGTCAACGGCTATGGCAAGCGGACCTCGTCCTACGAGTACCGCACCACGGGCCGCGGCGGCAAAGGCATCGTTGCGATGAGCGTCAACAACCGCAACGGCAATCTGGTGGCGTCCTTCCCTGTGGAGGAGGCCGACCAGATCATGCTGGTCACCGACAAAGGCCAGCTGATCCGCTGCCCGGTCGAAGGCATCCGCATCGCCGGCCGTTCGACGCAGGGCGTGATCGTGTTCGACACCGCCGAGGACGAGCACGTCGTCTCGGTCGAGCACATCACGGAAGAGGCCGACAACGGCAACGGCGAGAACGGCAACGGCGGCTAG
- a CDS encoding RNA 2'-phosphotransferase, with amino-acid sequence MYKKVARMNRLPMDQVQLCKFLSFVLRHQPDQIGLTLDAEGWADIDVLIEKANVAGTTFGRDDLLHVVATSDKKRFSVSPDGLRVRAAPPPVLFHGTATRFVEAILAEGLKPQARQQVHLSSDEETARRVGQRHGKPYIFKVDATAMHAQGFKFYRADNGVWLTDLVSPEFLAPVAV; translated from the coding sequence ATGTACAAGAAGGTGGCAAGGATGAATAGATTGCCAATGGATCAGGTCCAACTCTGCAAATTCTTGAGCTTCGTGCTGCGGCACCAGCCGGATCAGATAGGGCTCACGCTTGATGCCGAGGGGTGGGCCGACATCGATGTGCTGATCGAAAAGGCTAATGTGGCCGGCACGACGTTCGGCCGAGATGACCTGCTGCATGTCGTGGCAACCAGCGACAAGAAGCGATTTTCCGTGTCACCCGACGGGCTCCGCGTTCGTGCCGCCCCGCCGCCGGTGCTGTTTCACGGCACGGCAACGCGGTTTGTGGAAGCGATCCTGGCAGAGGGCCTGAAGCCGCAAGCGCGCCAACAGGTACATCTATCCAGTGACGAGGAGACCGCGCGACGCGTCGGTCAGCGCCACGGAAAGCCATACATCTTCAAGGTCGATGCCACCGCAATGCATGCGCAAGGCTTCAAGTTTTATCGTGCAGATAACGGCGTGTGGCTGACAGACCTCGTGTCGCCGGAGTTTTTGGCCCCCGTCGCTGTATGA
- a CDS encoding DUF2306 domain-containing protein, translating into MTLAPLLDAAPAVPLHAFAAMAAFVLGVVQFAAPKGTLPHRTVGWIWVVLMAIVASSSFWIHQIRLVGPFSPIHLLSIFTLAMLPLAVWRARTHRVADHRRIMIFTFAGALVIAGLFTLLPGRIMHHVIFGS; encoded by the coding sequence ATGACCCTCGCGCCACTGCTTGACGCAGCTCCCGCCGTCCCGCTCCATGCCTTTGCGGCGATGGCCGCCTTCGTGCTCGGCGTCGTCCAGTTTGCCGCCCCCAAAGGCACCCTGCCGCACCGGACCGTCGGCTGGATCTGGGTGGTGCTGATGGCCATCGTGGCCTCGTCGTCGTTCTGGATCCACCAGATCCGGCTGGTCGGGCCGTTCAGCCCGATCCATCTTTTGTCGATCTTCACGCTCGCGATGCTGCCGCTCGCGGTGTGGCGGGCCCGCACCCACCGCGTCGCCGATCATCGGCGCATCATGATCTTCACATTCGCCGGCGCGCTGGTGATCGCGGGGTTGTTCACGCTGCTGCCGGGACGCATCATGCATCACGTGATTTTCGGCTCGTGA
- a CDS encoding nucleoside hydrolase — translation MAITETARLRLLEPPVGKLRVVLDTDTYNEIDDQFALVQMLLSKERFDVEAIYAAPFFNERSDSPGHGMELSYQEILRLLERLNVSPDGLVHRGVTDYVGPRKEAREAPAVDDMIARARAGSPDKPLYVVAIGAVSNVASALLKAPDIMDRVVVVWLGGHALEWPHTIEFNLKQDVGGAQVLFDSGVPLVLVPCKGVTSHLHSTVPEIERYVEPHGSIGAFLAMRFKDHASDHLGWSKEIWDMVPVGWLLNPVWAPSVIIPAPIVTEQMTWSTDRRRHAIRYVTYVDRNPILRDFFLKLKAFAAQNA, via the coding sequence ATGGCAATCACGGAAACCGCCCGTTTGAGGCTGCTGGAGCCGCCTGTCGGCAAACTGCGCGTCGTGCTCGACACCGATACCTACAACGAAATCGACGATCAGTTCGCGCTCGTCCAGATGCTGCTCTCGAAGGAGCGCTTCGACGTCGAGGCGATCTACGCCGCCCCGTTCTTCAACGAGCGCTCGGACAGCCCGGGCCATGGCATGGAGCTGAGCTATCAGGAAATCCTGCGCCTGCTGGAGCGTCTGAACGTTTCGCCTGACGGCCTGGTTCATCGCGGCGTCACCGACTATGTCGGCCCCCGAAAGGAAGCCCGCGAGGCGCCGGCGGTCGATGACATGATCGCGCGAGCGCGGGCCGGATCGCCCGACAAGCCGCTCTACGTCGTTGCCATCGGTGCCGTCAGCAACGTTGCGTCGGCGCTCCTCAAAGCGCCCGATATCATGGATCGTGTCGTGGTCGTGTGGCTTGGCGGCCATGCGCTGGAATGGCCGCACACGATCGAGTTCAATCTCAAGCAGGATGTCGGCGGCGCCCAGGTGCTGTTCGACAGCGGCGTTCCGCTGGTGCTCGTGCCGTGCAAAGGCGTCACCTCACATCTTCACTCGACCGTGCCGGAGATCGAGCGTTACGTCGAACCGCACGGCAGCATCGGCGCGTTCCTGGCGATGCGCTTCAAGGACCACGCGTCCGATCACCTCGGCTGGTCGAAGGAAATCTGGGACATGGTGCCGGTCGGCTGGCTCCTGAACCCCGTGTGGGCACCGAGCGTGATCATCCCGGCGCCTATTGTGACCGAGCAGATGACGTGGAGCACCGATCGCAGGCGACATGCGATCAGGTATGTGACGTACGTGGATCGGAATCCGATTCTGAGGGACTTTTTTCTGAAACTGAAGGCGTTTGCCGCGCAAAACGCGTAG
- the uvrA gene encoding excinuclease ABC subunit UvrA: MDEVIKAKRQQQNAGSHLRAITIRGAREHNLKNIDVEIPRDKLVVFTGLSGSGKSSLAFDTIYAEGQRRYVESLSAYARQFLEMMQKPDVDQIDGLSPAISIEQKTTSKNPRSTVGTVTEIYDYMRLLWARVGVPYSPATGLPIESQTVSQMVDRVLALPEGTRLYLLAPVVRGRKGEYKKELAEWLKKGFQRVKIDGTFYELAEAPTLDKKFPHDIDVVVDRIVVRADIGQRLAESFETALKLAEGLAVVEFADAPAAAPAEEKKKTAKIHDRSGPERILFSEKFACPVSGFTIPEIEPRLFSFNNPYGACPACGGLGVEQHVDEDLVIPDKELSLRKGAIAPWAKSSSPYYEQTLTALGKHYKFTLDTKWKDLAKKTKDAILYGSGEDEIKFSYQDGVRSYDTKKPFEGVITNINRRYRETESEWAREELAKYFHDVPCEACKGFRLKPEALCVKVGGKHIGEISELSVKRAGEWFETVPEALNKQQNEIAGRILKEIRERLTFLLDVGLNYLTLSRSSGTLSGGESQRIRLASQIGSGLTGVLYVLDEPSIGLHQRDNARLLDTLKRLRDLGNTVVVVEHDEDAIRLADYVLDIGPGAGMHGGHIVAEGTPAEIMRNPKSLTGKYLTGELEVEVPERRPPNHRRTIKVVNARGNNLKNVTAEIPLGLFTCVTGVSGGGKSTLLIDTLYRAIARKLNGASEGAAPHDRIEGLEHIDKIIDIDQSPIGRTPRSNPATYTGAFTPIREWFAGLPEAKARGYEPGRFSFNVKGGRCEACQGDGVIKIEMHFLPDVYVTCDVCKGKRYNRETLEVLFKGKSIADVLDMTVEEAAEFFKAVPRVRETFNTLHRVGLDYIHVGQQATTLSGGEAQRVKLAKELSKRATGRTLYILDEPTTGLHFHDVKKLLEVLHELVAQGNTVVVIEHNLEVIKTADWVIDLGPEGGDGGGEIVAWGPPEDIVKAPRSYTGKFLEPVLKKAGKQKRRSTSEAAE, translated from the coding sequence ATGGATGAAGTGATCAAGGCGAAGCGCCAACAACAGAACGCGGGATCACACCTGCGCGCAATTACGATTCGTGGCGCGCGAGAGCACAACCTCAAGAACATCGACGTCGAGATTCCCCGCGACAAGCTCGTGGTCTTCACCGGCCTCTCCGGCTCCGGAAAATCCTCCCTCGCCTTCGACACCATCTATGCCGAAGGCCAGCGCCGCTACGTCGAGTCGCTGTCGGCCTACGCGCGCCAATTCCTGGAGATGATGCAGAAGCCGGACGTCGACCAGATCGACGGCCTGTCGCCGGCGATCTCGATCGAGCAGAAGACGACCTCGAAGAACCCGCGCTCCACCGTCGGCACCGTCACCGAGATCTACGACTACATGCGCCTGTTGTGGGCGCGCGTCGGCGTGCCCTATTCGCCCGCGACCGGCCTGCCAATCGAGAGCCAGACCGTCTCGCAGATGGTCGACCGCGTGCTGGCGCTGCCCGAGGGCACCCGCCTCTATCTGCTCGCGCCGGTCGTGCGCGGCCGCAAGGGCGAGTACAAGAAGGAGCTCGCCGAATGGCTCAAGAAGGGCTTTCAGCGCGTCAAGATCGACGGCACCTTCTATGAGCTTGCCGAGGCGCCGACGCTCGACAAGAAATTCCCGCACGACATCGACGTCGTCGTCGATCGCATCGTGGTGCGCGCCGATATCGGTCAGCGCCTTGCTGAGAGCTTTGAGACCGCGCTGAAGCTCGCCGAGGGCCTTGCCGTCGTCGAGTTCGCCGACGCGCCGGCCGCAGCACCTGCGGAAGAGAAAAAGAAGACCGCAAAGATCCACGACAGGAGCGGCCCCGAGCGCATCCTGTTCTCGGAAAAGTTCGCCTGCCCGGTCTCCGGCTTCACCATCCCCGAGATCGAGCCGCGGCTGTTCTCCTTCAACAATCCCTACGGCGCCTGCCCCGCCTGCGGCGGTCTCGGCGTCGAGCAGCATGTCGACGAGGACCTCGTCATCCCCGACAAGGAGCTCTCCCTGCGCAAGGGCGCGATCGCGCCCTGGGCCAAGTCGTCATCGCCCTATTACGAGCAGACGCTGACGGCGCTCGGCAAGCACTACAAGTTCACGCTCGACACCAAGTGGAAGGACCTCGCCAAGAAGACGAAAGACGCGATCCTCTACGGGTCCGGCGAGGACGAGATCAAGTTCTCCTACCAGGACGGCGTTCGCTCCTACGACACCAAGAAGCCGTTCGAGGGCGTCATTACCAACATCAACCGCCGTTACCGCGAGACCGAGAGCGAATGGGCGCGCGAGGAGCTCGCGAAGTACTTTCACGACGTCCCCTGCGAGGCCTGCAAGGGTTTTCGGCTGAAGCCCGAGGCGCTCTGCGTCAAAGTCGGCGGCAAACATATCGGCGAGATCTCGGAGCTGTCGGTGAAGCGCGCCGGCGAATGGTTCGAGACCGTACCCGAAGCGCTGAACAAGCAGCAGAACGAGATCGCGGGTCGCATCCTCAAGGAGATCCGCGAGCGCCTCACCTTCCTGCTCGACGTCGGGCTCAACTATCTCACACTTTCCCGCTCGTCCGGCACGCTGTCCGGCGGCGAAAGCCAGCGTATCCGCCTCGCTTCGCAGATCGGATCGGGGCTGACAGGCGTGCTCTACGTGCTGGACGAGCCGTCGATCGGCCTGCACCAGCGCGACAATGCCCGCCTGCTCGACACGCTGAAGCGCCTGCGCGACCTCGGCAACACCGTGGTCGTGGTCGAGCACGACGAGGACGCCATTCGCCTTGCCGACTACGTCCTCGACATCGGCCCCGGCGCCGGCATGCATGGCGGCCACATCGTCGCCGAAGGCACGCCCGCCGAGATCATGCGCAACCCGAAATCGCTCACCGGCAAGTACCTGACCGGTGAGCTCGAGGTCGAGGTGCCGGAGCGGCGTCCGCCGAACCATCGCCGCACCATCAAGGTGGTCAATGCGCGTGGCAATAACCTCAAGAACGTCACGGCGGAGATTCCGCTCGGCTTGTTCACCTGCGTCACCGGCGTCTCCGGCGGCGGAAAGTCGACGCTGCTGATCGACACGCTCTACCGCGCCATCGCCCGCAAGCTGAACGGCGCCAGCGAAGGCGCCGCCCCGCACGACCGCATCGAGGGCCTCGAGCACATCGACAAGATCATCGACATCGACCAGTCGCCGATCGGACGCACCCCACGCTCGAACCCTGCGACCTACACCGGCGCCTTCACGCCGATCCGCGAATGGTTCGCAGGCCTGCCCGAAGCGAAGGCACGCGGCTACGAGCCCGGCCGCTTCTCCTTCAACGTCAAGGGCGGCCGCTGCGAGGCTTGCCAGGGCGACGGCGTCATCAAGATCGAGATGCACTTCCTGCCCGACGTCTACGTCACCTGCGACGTCTGCAAGGGCAAGCGCTACAACCGCGAGACGCTGGAGGTTCTGTTCAAGGGCAAGAGCATCGCCGACGTGCTCGACATGACCGTCGAGGAAGCCGCCGAGTTCTTCAAGGCGGTCCCGCGCGTCCGCGAAACCTTCAACACGCTGCACCGCGTCGGCCTCGACTACATCCATGTCGGCCAGCAGGCCACCACACTCTCCGGTGGTGAAGCCCAGCGCGTCAAGCTCGCCAAGGAGCTCTCCAAGCGCGCCACCGGCCGCACGCTCTACATCCTGGACGAGCCGACCACCGGCCTGCACTTCCACGACGTGAAGAAGCTCCTGGAGGTGCTGCACGAGCTGGTCGCGCAGGGCAACACTGTCGTCGTCATCGAGCACAATCTCGAGGTCATCAAGACCGCAGACTGGGTCATCGACCTCGGCCCCGAAGGCGGCGACGGCGGCGGCGAAATCGTCGCCTGGGGCCCGCCGGAAGACATCGTCAAGGCACCGCGGAGCTACACCGGCAAGTTTCTGGAGCCGGTGCTGAAGAAGGCGGGGAAGCAGAAGCGACGGAGCACGAGCGAGGCGGCGGAGTGA
- a CDS encoding outer membrane beta-barrel protein, whose protein sequence is MKKILVGAIGAVALSLSAPASAADLAARPYVKAPPPAIAAVYDWSGFYIGINGGGGSAHKCWDFVTVTGALVGEGCHNATGGTVGGQIGYRWQTGQWVFGFEGQGNWADFRGDNISLAFPADRNRSQIDAFGLITGQIGYAWNNVLFYVKGGGAVVGDKYDVFTAPGFVGAGTLVASARETRWGGTVGAGLEFGFTPNWSVGVEYDHIFLGHRTIGFTTPGGVSAGSDRIGQDVDMGLVRLNYRWGGPLVAKY, encoded by the coding sequence ATGAAGAAGATTTTGGTGGGGGCCATTGGTGCAGTTGCGCTGAGCCTGTCGGCTCCGGCGAGCGCGGCGGATCTCGCTGCACGTCCGTACGTAAAGGCTCCGCCCCCAGCGATCGCCGCGGTCTACGACTGGAGCGGCTTCTACATCGGCATCAACGGCGGCGGCGGCTCGGCCCACAAGTGCTGGGACTTCGTCACGGTGACAGGCGCTCTCGTGGGCGAGGGTTGCCACAATGCGACCGGCGGCACGGTCGGTGGCCAGATCGGCTATCGCTGGCAGACCGGCCAGTGGGTGTTTGGTTTCGAGGGCCAAGGCAACTGGGCCGACTTCCGGGGCGACAACATCAGCCTCGCCTTCCCGGCGGACCGCAACCGCTCGCAAATCGACGCCTTCGGCCTGATCACCGGCCAGATCGGCTATGCCTGGAACAACGTGCTGTTCTACGTGAAGGGCGGCGGTGCGGTGGTCGGCGACAAGTACGACGTCTTTACCGCGCCGGGCTTCGTCGGTGCCGGCACCTTGGTGGCGTCGGCTCGCGAAACCCGTTGGGGCGGCACGGTTGGCGCCGGCCTCGAATTCGGCTTTACACCGAACTGGTCCGTGGGCGTCGAGTACGACCACATCTTCCTCGGCCATCGCACGATCGGCTTCACGACGCCCGGCGGCGTGTCGGCCGGAAGCGACCGGATCGGCCAGGACGTCGATATGGGCCTCGTCCGCCTGAACTACCGCTGGGGCGGCCCATTGGTCGCGAAGTACTGA
- a CDS encoding HAD family hydrolase has product MPYSLAIFDLDGTLADSFPWFLRTINDVADRFGFRRVTDEEIEGLRHASTREILNHLEVPLWKLPAIARHARRLKAEATAEISLFAGVEAMLQTLSASGVQLALVTSDSEANAREKLGAAANLFAHFDCAASLFGKPAKFRRVIRRSGVRPAEVIAIGDEVRDIEAARAVGTASGAVCWGYAAPAALRAHGPDHTFERMDEIADVLCRSPPKA; this is encoded by the coding sequence ATGCCCTACTCCCTCGCAATCTTCGATCTCGACGGCACGCTCGCCGACAGCTTCCCCTGGTTTCTGCGCACCATCAACGACGTCGCCGACCGCTTCGGCTTTCGCCGTGTGACGGATGAGGAGATCGAGGGGTTGCGGCATGCTTCGACCCGCGAGATCCTCAACCACCTCGAGGTGCCCTTGTGGAAGCTGCCGGCGATCGCGCGGCATGCGCGGCGGCTGAAGGCGGAGGCAACGGCGGAGATTTCCCTGTTCGCCGGCGTCGAGGCCATGCTGCAGACGCTTTCGGCAAGCGGCGTGCAGCTCGCACTGGTGACCTCGGACAGCGAAGCCAATGCGCGCGAGAAGTTGGGCGCGGCAGCTAACCTGTTCGCGCATTTCGACTGCGCCGCTTCGCTGTTCGGCAAGCCCGCCAAATTCCGCCGGGTCATCCGCCGCTCCGGCGTGCGGCCGGCAGAGGTGATCGCGATCGGCGACGAGGTCCGCGATATCGAAGCGGCGCGCGCGGTGGGGACTGCGAGCGGCGCGGTGTGCTGGGGGTATGCGGCGCCGGCGGCGCTCAGGGCGCACGGGCCTGACCACACGTTCGAGCGGATGGACGAGATTGCGGATGTGCTATGTCGGTCTCCGCCAAAGGCCTGA
- a CDS encoding outer membrane beta-barrel protein translates to MKKVLLASASLFALSTFAPAMAADLAARPYTKAPIAPVAVYDWTGFYIGLNAGGGSSHNCWDLINVGGVAGGPVAEGCHDATGGMVGGQVGYRWHATNWVFGLEAQGDWADLKGSNTSLALGGIGANNTKIDAIGLFTGQVGYAWSSVLWYVKGGAAVTHNKYRGTFVGTGTEFDSASETRWGAAVGTGVEFGFAPNWSVAVEYDHLFMDKRDVTFPATAFTASRIDTIKQDVDMATVRVNYRFGGPVIAKY, encoded by the coding sequence ATGAAGAAGGTTTTGTTGGCTTCGGCCAGTTTGTTCGCACTCAGCACGTTCGCGCCGGCCATGGCTGCCGATCTGGCGGCCCGCCCGTACACCAAGGCACCCATCGCTCCGGTTGCCGTCTATGACTGGACTGGATTCTATATCGGCCTCAACGCGGGCGGTGGCTCGAGCCACAATTGCTGGGATCTGATCAATGTCGGCGGTGTCGCCGGCGGTCCGGTGGCTGAAGGCTGCCACGACGCTACCGGCGGCATGGTCGGTGGCCAGGTCGGCTATCGCTGGCACGCCACGAACTGGGTGTTCGGCCTCGAAGCCCAGGGCGACTGGGCCGATCTCAAGGGGTCGAACACGAGCTTGGCGTTGGGTGGCATCGGTGCGAACAACACCAAGATCGACGCGATCGGCCTGTTCACCGGTCAGGTCGGCTACGCCTGGAGCAGCGTGCTCTGGTACGTGAAGGGCGGCGCTGCCGTCACGCACAACAAGTACCGCGGCACCTTCGTCGGAACCGGCACCGAGTTCGACAGCGCTAGCGAAACGCGCTGGGGTGCGGCGGTCGGCACCGGAGTTGAGTTCGGCTTTGCGCCGAACTGGTCGGTGGCGGTCGAGTACGACCACCTGTTCATGGACAAGCGGGACGTCACCTTCCCTGCGACCGCATTTACAGCCTCCCGCATCGACACCATCAAGCAGGACGTCGACATGGCCACGGTACGCGTGAACTACCGCTTCGGCGGCCCGGTGATCGCGAAGTACTGA
- a CDS encoding single-stranded DNA-binding protein produces the protein MAGSINKVILVGNLGKDPEIRRTQDGRPIANLSVATSETWRDKATGERKEKTEWHRVVIFNEGLAKVAEQYLKKGAKVYVEGALQTRKWTDQSGVEKYSTEVVLQGFNSNLTMLDGRGGGGGGSFGEEPGGDFGSSSPVGSAPRRAVAAGGGRNSDMDDDIPF, from the coding sequence ATGGCGGGAAGCATCAACAAGGTCATTTTGGTCGGAAATCTGGGCAAGGATCCGGAAATCCGCCGCACCCAGGACGGGCGGCCGATCGCCAATCTGAGCGTCGCAACATCGGAGACCTGGCGGGACAAGGCGACCGGTGAGCGCAAGGAAAAGACCGAGTGGCACCGCGTGGTGATCTTCAACGAGGGCCTCGCGAAGGTTGCCGAACAGTATCTGAAGAAGGGCGCGAAAGTTTACGTCGAAGGCGCGCTCCAGACCCGCAAATGGACCGACCAGAGCGGCGTCGAGAAATACTCGACCGAGGTGGTGCTGCAGGGCTTCAACTCCAACCTCACGATGCTCGACGGCCGTGGCGGCGGCGGAGGTGGCAGCTTCGGCGAGGAGCCGGGCGGCGATTTCGGCTCCAGCAGCCCGGTCGGCAGTGCGCCGCGCCGCGCGGTTGCCGCGGGCGGGGGCCGCAACAGCGATATGGATGACGACATCCCGTTCTGA